Proteins from a single region of Hordeum vulgare subsp. vulgare chromosome 6H, MorexV3_pseudomolecules_assembly, whole genome shotgun sequence:
- the LOC123404999 gene encoding phosphatidylinositol transfer protein 3-like, with protein sequence MSSGSGAVNGHAKEAALYEQQLSKIGEVRAALGQLSGKSALYCSDGSIARYLIARNWDVRKATKMLTKTLKWRSEYKPDEIRWDEISGEAMTGKIYRSDHFDKSGRSILVMRPGCQNTKKSKGQIRYLVYCMENAILNLPAGQDQMVWLIDFAGFSLPNVSLLVTKLTADVLQGHYPERLGVAILYNAPKFFESFWKMASPLLEPKTKNKVKFVYSDRPETDKIMEDLFNMDELECAFGGRNPATFNINDYAARMREDDKKMPLFWSPENSALATEPYRMKNHGSQQGDSGLKTEETASDMIGETEAASEKSGETDTGSEKEDTEAASEEREETETSSEKMVETATESVKKEETDTVSEKKGETETESEKKEETETESSTVKSTSSRGEGSASAEKSGSSSDP encoded by the exons ATTGGTGAAGTTAGAGCTGCTCTAGGACAACTATCTGGAAAATCTGCACTGTATTGCTCAGATGGTTCAATTGCGAGGTACCTGATAGCAAGGAACTGGGATGTGAGGAAGGCTACCAAAATGCTTACAAAAACCTTGAAATGGCGTTCAGAGTATAAGCCAGATGAGATACGTTGG GATGAGATATCGGGTGAAGCCATGACTGGAAAAATTTACCGAAGTGATCATTTTGACAAGAGTGGACGGAGTATTCTTGTCATGAGACCTGGATGCCAG AATACCAAGAAGTCCAAAGGACAGATCAGGTATTTGGTATACTGTATGGAGAATGCAATTCTAAATCTTCCAGCTGGACAGGATCAGATGGTTTGGCTCATTGATTTTGCTGGCTTCAGCTTGCCTAATGTATCACTTCTAGTGACAAAGTTAACAGCGGATGTCCTACAAGGTCATTATCCTGAAAGATTGGGTGTGGCAATTCTTTATAACGCTCCCAAGTTTTTTGAGTCTTTCTGGAAG ATGGCAAGTCCCCTTCTTGAGCCAAAGACGAAAAATAAGGTCAAATTTGTATACTCAGATAGACCTGAAACTGACAAGATAATGGAAGACCTTTTCAATATGGACGAGTTAGAATGCGCATTTGGCGGTAGAAACCCGGCCACTTTTAACATAAATGATTATGCTGCAAGGATGAGAGAAGATGATAAAAAGATGCCATTATTCTGGAGCCCCGAGAATTCGGCTCTTGCCACTGAGCCATATCGCATGAAGAACCACGGGTCTCAACAAGGTGACTCGGGTTTGAAGACTGAAGAGACTGCATCTGACATGATTGGGGAAACAGAGGCCGCATCTGAAAAGAGTGGAGAAACAGACACTGGATCGGAGAAGGAAGATACCGAGGCTGCATCTGAGGAGAGGGAAGAGACCGAGACTTCATCGGAGAAGATGGTAGAAACTGCGACTGAATCTGTAAAGAAGGAAGAAACTGATACTGTTTCTGAAAAGAAAGGAGAAACAGAGACTGAgtctgaaaagaaagaagaaacagAGACCGAATCAAGCACCGTAAAATCGACAAGCTCGCGAGGGGAAGGTAGTGCATCAGCAGAGAAAAGTGGCAGTTCATCTGATCCGTGA
- the LOC123404998 gene encoding type I inositol polyphosphate 5-phosphatase 5-like yields MSTHHQHHHHHHHSLSSNAVPRDIPKPASADELAKNGKKKKSFMSNIFRKKGRSGAGAGTSDKRPPSRRDRDFLFDLEEKCGERADAAAAEFLDATPTVRKSVSDRHCASRIESLTLSCLDSPNRQNVDTREYRVFVGTWNVGGRPPNSSLNLEDFLQIEGLPDIYVLGFQEIVPLNAGNVLVVEDNEPAAKWLALIYQALNKPQQQQHQQQTQTQQEQPSSGDELSPTESVASSSRSTRPAIPKSSSGGVLLFHKPSLKALSKNYRVNSALVKTCTCMADPSTMHRRAREMRDFIYRVEASTSGADEPDYPSSSSSLSAAMTTPPAGLEAGGVGGGGMSYCLIASKQMVGIFLSVWVRRELVQNIGHLRVDSVGRGIMGRLGNKGCIAMSMTLHQTSVCFVCSHLASGEKDGDEVRRNSDVAEILKSTQFPRICKVPGQRIPEKIIDHDRIIWLGDLNYRVALTYDETRALLEQNDWDTLLENDQLMIERQAGRVFKGWKEGKIYFAPTYKYKLNSDTYAGETTKSKRKRRTPSWCDRILWHGKGIEQLQYIRGEHRFSDHRPVCSVFVVEADVDNGSRIRKGYSTLDSRIHCESPLPIPQRHSFYDF; encoded by the exons ATGTcaacccaccaccagcaccaccaccaccaccaccacagccTCAGCAGCAATGCCGTCCCCCGCGACATCCCCAAGCCCGCCTCCGCCGACGAGCTCGCCAAGAAtggcaagaagaagaagtccttcatgtCCAACATCTTCCGCAAGAAGGGCCGcagcggcgccggcgccggcaccTCCGACAAGCGCCCGCCCTCCCGCCGGGACCGGGACTTCCTCTTCG ATTTGGAAGAGAAATGCGGCGAGAGGGCGGACGCCGCGGCGGCGGAGTTCCTCGACGCGACCCCCACCGTCCGCAAGAGCGTCTCAG ATCGGCATTGCGCGTCGCGAATCGAGAGCCTGACCCTCAGCTGCCTGGACTCGCCCAACAGGCAGAACGTCGACACACGGGAGTACAG GGTGTTCGTGGGCACGTGGAACGTGGGCGGGAGGCCCCCTAACAGCAGCCTTAACCTAGAAGATTTTCTGCAGATAGAAGGGCTACCTGACATATACGTCCTAGG GTTCCAGGAGATCGTGCCGCTGAACGCGGGCAACGTGCTGGTGGTGGAGGACAACGAGCCGGCGGCGAAATGGCTGGCGCTCATCTACCAGGCGCTGAACAAgccccagcagcagcagcaccagcagcagacGCAGACGCAGCAGGAGCAGCCGTCCTCCGGCGACGAGCTGTCGCCGACGGAGTCCGTGGCGTCCTCCTCCCGGTCGACCCGCCCGGCCATCCCCAAGTCCTCCAGCGGCGGCGTGCTCCTCTTCCACAAGCCGTCCCTCAAGGCCCTCAGCAAGAACTACCGCGTCAACAGCGCGCTCGTCAAGACCTGCACCTGCATGGCCGACCCCTCCACCATGCACCGCCGCGCCAGGGAGATGCGGGACTTCATCTACCGCGTCGAGGCCTCCACGTCCGGCGCCGACGAACCGGactacccctcctcctcctcctccttgtcggcGGCGATGACGACGCCGCCCGCGGGGCTCGAGGCCGGCGGCGTCGGCGGGGGCGGCATGAGCTACTGCCTGATCGCCAGCAAGCAGATGGTGGGCATCTTCCTGTCGGTGTGGGTGCGGCGGGAGCTGGTGCAGAACATCGGCCACCTCCGGGTGGACTCCGTGGGGCGGGGCATCATGGGCCGCCTCGGCAACAAGGGCTGCATCGCCATGAGCATGACCCTGCACCAGACCAGCGTGTGCTTCGTGTGCAGCCACCTGGCCTCCGGCGAGAAGGACGGCGACGAGGTCCGCCGCAACTCCGACGTCGCCGAGATCCTCAAGAGCACCCAGTTCCCCCGCATCTGCAAGGTTCCCGGCCAGCGCATCCCCGAGAAGATCATCGACCACGA CCGGATCATATGGCTCGGGGACCTGAACTACCGCGTGGCGCTGACCTACGACGAGACCAGGGCGCTGCTGGAGCAGAACGACTGGGACACCCTGCTGGAGAACGACCAG CTGATGATCGAGAGGCAAGCAGGGAGGGTGTTCAAGGGGTGGAAGGAGGGCAAGATCTACTTCGCGCCGACTTACAAGTACAAGCTCAACTCCGACACCTACGCCGGCGAGACCACCAAGTccaagaggaagaggagaacacCCTCATG GTGCGACCGGATACTGTGGCACGGCAAGGGGATAGAGCAGCTGCAGTACATCAGAGGAGAGCACCGGTTCTCCGACCACCGGCCCGTCTGCAGCGTCTTTGTGGTCGAGGCCGACGTCGACAACGGGAGCAGGATCAGGAAGGGCTACTCCACCCTCGACTCCAGGATCCACTGCGAGTCCCCGTTGCCGATACCGCAGAGACACAGCTTCTATGACTTTTGA
- the LOC123405001 gene encoding 2,3-bisphosphoglycerate-dependent phosphoglycerate mutase 1-like: MAACTSQHALVSVKSRPASASFSRDKRAGNARFVSAAGCCPSSRKLGLVCASNSQSSVIEPAQLPSSPESGSTPKKSSEAALILIRHGESLWNEKNLFTGCVDVPLTPKGVNEAIEAGKRICNIPVDVIYTSSLIRAQMTAMLAMMQHRRKKVPIIVHKESERAHRWSQVYSEETKKQSIPVITAWQLNERMYGELQGLNKQETADLFGKDQVHEWRRSYDIPPPNGESLEMCAERAVSYFKDQIIPQLVAGKHVMIAAHGNSLRSIIMHLDKLTSQEVISLELSTGIPMLYIFKEGKFIRRGSPAGPSEAGVYAYTKSLAKYRQKLDGMEQ, from the exons ATGGCCGCGTGCACGTCTCAGCATGCGCTCGTCTCCGTCAAATCGCGGCCCGCTTCCGCCAGCTTCAGCCGTGACAAGAGGGCCGGCAATGCGCGCTTCGTTTCAGCAGCGGGTTGCTGCCCCAGCAGCCGGAAACTGGGCTTGGTCTGCGCGTCGAATTCGCAATCTTCAGTGATTGAGCCGGCCCAGCTACCGTCGAGCCCCGAAAGCGGCAGCACCCCCAAAAAATCAA GCGAGGCTGCGCTGATATTGATTCGGCACGGGGAATCGCTGTGGAACGAGAAAAATCTGTTTACTGGCTGCGTTGATGTGCCCCTGACCCCAAAGGGTGTCAATGAGGCGATCGAGGCGGGTAAAAGGATATGCAATATACCAGTTGATGTTATATACACCTCATCACTAATCCGTGCTCAGATGACCGCCATGCTTGCCATGATGCAGCACCGTCGTAAGAAG GTTCCAATCATTGTGCACAAGGAGAGCGAACGGGCACACCGGTGGAGTCAGGTGTACAGCGAGGAAACAAAGAAGCAGTCCATTCCTGTCATAACAGCTTGGCAGTTGAATGAACGGAT GTATGGTGAACTGCAAGGCCTTAACAAGCAAGAAACGGCTGATCTGTTTGGCAAAGACCAAGTCCATGAATGGCGTCGTAGTTATGACATTCCTCCCCCAAATGGCGAGAGCCTAGAGATGTGTGCAGAAAGAGCAGTTTCTTACTTCAAAGATCAA ATTATACCTCAGCTTGTGGCTGGAAAGCATGTTATGATTGCTGCCCATGGGAATTCACTCCGTTCAATTATAATGCATCTGGACAAGTTGACTTCTCAGGAG GTAATAAGCCTTGAGTTGTCGACTGGCATTCCTATGCTGTATATATTTAAGGAAGGGAAATTTATCAGGCGGGGTAGTCCGGCAGGACCTTCTGAGGCAGGTGTCTATGCTTATACCAAG AGTTTGGCCAAGTATAGGCAGAAGCTTGATGGCATGGAACAGTAA
- the LOC123402419 gene encoding photosynthetic NDH subunit of lumenal location 4, chloroplastic has translation MPPPISPLPLMASSPIPSPPAARPGSGRAIAAVAPCNSSASPSPSTSASSAAAAGGRRGVLALGAGFLASAALLCPAGDAGATRIEYFATVGEKLCDMDFAKSGLGYCDVEVGTGVQPKRGELINIHYTARFPDGTVFDSSYKRGRPLTMRIGAGKILRGLQQGIGGGGGVTPMLVGGKRKLMIPPILAYGPEPAGCFSGDCNIPGNSTILYDILLVGIYK, from the exons ATGCCGCCTCCTATCTCCCCGCTGCCGCTCATGGCCTCCAGCCCAATCCCGTCGCCTCCGGCCGCGCGACCCGGCAGCGGCAGAGCCATCGCCGCCGTCGCGCCCTGCAACTCCTCGGCGTCACCGTCGCCCTCGACGTCGGCGTCTTCGGCTGCGGCGGCGGGCGGCAGGAGGGGCGTGCTCGCGCTGGGCGCGGGGTTCCTGGCCTCCGCGGCGCTGCTGTGCCCGGCAGGGGACGCCGGCGCGACGCGCATCGAGTACTTCGCGACGGTCGGGGAGAAGCTCTGCGACATGGACTTCGCCAAGTCCGGGCTCGGGTACTGCGACGTCGAAGTCGGCACCGGCGTGCAGCCCAAGCGCGGCGAGCTCATCAAT ATACACTACACGGCGAGGTTCCCCGACGGGACGGTGTTCGACAGCAGCTACAAGCGCGGGAGGCCACTGACGATGCGCATCGGCGCAGGCAAG ATCCTCCGAGGGCTTCAACAGgggatcggcggcggcggcggcgtcacaCCCATGCTCGTTG GCGGGAAGCGCAAGCTCATGATACCTCCGATTTTGGCATACGGGCCTGAACCAGCAGGCTGCTTCTCAG GGGACTGCAACATTCCTGGGAACTCCACGATACTATACGACATCCTTCTCGTTGGCATCTACAAGTGA